A window of Pseudomonas monteilii contains these coding sequences:
- a CDS encoding peptidylprolyl isomerase (rotamase C; accelerates isomerization of the peptidyl prolyl bond) yields MARATARHILVSSEEKCNELKAQIEAGADFAEVAKSNSSCPSSRQGGDLGSFGPGQMVKEFDTVVFSAPVNTVQGPVKTQFGYHLLEVTSRQD; encoded by the coding sequence ATGGCACGCGCCACCGCCCGTCACATCCTGGTCAGCAGCGAAGAGAAGTGCAACGAACTCAAGGCCCAGATCGAAGCAGGCGCCGATTTCGCCGAGGTGGCCAAGAGCAACTCCTCTTGCCCGTCCAGCCGCCAGGGCGGTGACCTGGGCTCGTTCGGCCCAGGCCAGATGGTCAAGGAATTCGACACCGTGGTCTTCAGCGCTCCGGTCAACACCGTGCAAGGTCCGGTCAAGACCCAGTTCGGCTACCACCTGCTGGAAGTGACCAGCCGCCAGGACTGA
- a CDS encoding phospho-2-dehydro-3-deoxyheptonate aldolase (catalyzes the formation of 3-deoxy-D-arabino-hept-2-ulosonate 7 phosphate from phosphoenolpyruvate and D-erythrose 4-phosphate, tyrosine sensitive), with translation MHASTAALPLTQPQAANTVVSHRLPSPHLLKQQMPLSTALAQQVERHRQAVRAILEGHDPRLLVIVGPCSLHDPRAALDYADRLAALSETLGDRLLLVMRAYVEKPRTTVGWKGLAYDPHLDGSDDMHTGLSVSRGLMLGLLERGLPVATELLQPMAAGYFDDLLSWAAIGARTTESQIHRELVSGLGLPVGFKNGTDGGVAIACDAIRSAAHPHRHFGIDAQGFPAIVETLGNPDTHLVLRGGHRGPNYDADSVAQARQGLAKAGLPARIVVDCSHANSGKDPARQPAVLREVLAQREAGDRSLVGVMLESHLFDGCQALGKGPLKYGVSITDGCLGWASTEAALLDAARRS, from the coding sequence ATGCACGCTTCTACCGCCGCCCTGCCCCTGACCCAACCCCAGGCTGCCAACACCGTCGTCAGCCATCGCCTGCCCAGCCCGCACCTGCTCAAGCAGCAGATGCCGCTGTCCACCGCCCTGGCCCAGCAGGTCGAACGCCACCGCCAGGCGGTGCGCGCCATCCTCGAAGGTCACGACCCGCGCCTGCTGGTGATCGTCGGCCCCTGCTCCCTGCACGACCCCCGCGCCGCACTGGACTACGCCGACCGCCTGGCCGCCTTGAGCGAAACGCTCGGCGACCGCCTGCTGCTGGTCATGCGCGCCTACGTCGAGAAACCGCGTACCACGGTAGGCTGGAAAGGCCTGGCCTACGACCCGCACCTGGACGGCAGCGACGACATGCACACGGGCCTGAGCGTCTCGCGCGGGCTGATGCTCGGTCTGCTCGAACGCGGCCTGCCGGTGGCCACCGAGCTGCTGCAGCCGATGGCCGCCGGCTACTTCGACGACCTGCTGAGCTGGGCGGCCATCGGCGCGCGCACCACCGAGTCGCAGATCCACCGCGAACTGGTCAGCGGCCTCGGCCTGCCGGTCGGGTTCAAGAACGGCACCGACGGCGGCGTGGCCATCGCCTGCGACGCGATCCGCAGCGCGGCTCATCCGCACCGGCACTTCGGCATCGATGCCCAGGGCTTCCCGGCGATCGTCGAGACCCTCGGCAACCCGGACACCCACCTGGTCCTGCGCGGCGGCCACCGCGGCCCGAACTACGACGCCGACAGCGTCGCCCAGGCGCGCCAGGGGCTGGCCAAGGCCGGTTTGCCGGCACGCATCGTGGTCGATTGCAGCCACGCCAACAGTGGCAAGGACCCAGCCCGGCAACCGGCGGTCCTGCGCGAGGTACTGGCCCAGCGCGAGGCCGGGGATCGCTCGCTGGTGGGGGTGATGCTCGAAAGCCACCTGTTCGACGGCTGCCAGGCGCTGGGCAAGGGGCCGCTGAAGTACGGCGTGTCGATCACCGATGGCTGCCTGGGCTGGGCCTCGACCGAAGCGGCGCTGCTCGACGCCGCGCGCCGCAGCTGA
- a CDS encoding penicillin-binding protein 2: MPQPIPLKDHETEKTLVNRRVLVCATLVLLLAATLVGRLYVLQVVQHDQQSAVSENNRVHVLPIPPERGLIYDRNGVVLADNKPSFNLTLTRERAGNTAQVAQVLDTLAQILALDPDDRQGFDKDLRRGRKPFEPVTLMVGLSEEQIALIAVNQFRLPGLDVEPQFIREYPLAEHFAHSVGYVGRINEQEAKRLDSTEYRGTQSIGKTGIEHFYEAELHGHVGYEEVETNAQGRVMRVLRHQDPTPGKDLVLTLDAHLQMAAEKALGDRRGAVVALDPSSGDVLAMVSNPGFDPNLFVKGISFKQYAALRDSIDRPLFNRVLRGLYAPGSTIKPEVAIAGLDSGATTPTNRVFDPGYYELPNYDHKYRNWNRSGDGWVDMYTAIMRSNDTYFYDLAHKLGIDRLHDYMNAFGLGQKVSLDMFEESPGLMPSAEWKRATRRQAWYPGETLILGIGQGYMQVTPLQLAQATSLLASKGVWHRPHLALTVDGQTPVDPNPMPDIKLHDAHAWDQVNQGMQMVMHDPRGIARAAAAGAQYRIAGKSGTAQVVAIRQGERYNRDKTLERHRDNALFVGFAPAERPEIVVAVMIENGEAGGRVAGPVVREVMDAWLLDDQGHLRHRLAEGGQGAGGDGRGVPKA, from the coding sequence ATGCCCCAACCGATCCCGCTCAAGGACCACGAGACCGAAAAGACCTTGGTCAACCGCCGTGTGCTGGTGTGCGCCACCCTGGTCTTGCTGCTGGCCGCCACCCTCGTCGGTCGCCTCTATGTGCTGCAGGTGGTGCAGCATGACCAGCAGAGCGCCGTGTCGGAGAACAACCGGGTGCACGTGCTGCCGATCCCGCCGGAGCGCGGCCTGATCTACGACCGCAATGGCGTGGTGCTGGCCGACAACAAACCCAGCTTCAACCTGACCCTGACCCGCGAACGCGCCGGCAACACGGCCCAGGTCGCCCAGGTGCTCGACACCCTGGCGCAGATCCTCGCGCTGGACCCCGACGATCGCCAAGGCTTCGACAAGGACCTGCGCCGGGGGCGCAAGCCGTTCGAGCCGGTGACCCTGATGGTGGGCTTGAGCGAGGAGCAGATCGCGCTGATCGCGGTGAACCAGTTCCGCCTGCCGGGGCTGGACGTCGAGCCGCAGTTCATCCGCGAGTATCCGCTGGCCGAGCACTTCGCGCACTCGGTGGGCTACGTCGGGCGGATCAACGAACAGGAAGCCAAGCGCCTGGACAGCACCGAGTACCGTGGCACCCAGTCGATCGGCAAGACCGGGATCGAGCACTTCTACGAGGCCGAGTTGCACGGGCACGTCGGCTACGAAGAGGTCGAGACCAATGCCCAGGGCCGGGTCATGCGAGTGTTGCGCCATCAGGACCCCACGCCCGGCAAGGACCTGGTGCTGACCCTGGATGCGCACTTGCAGATGGCCGCCGAGAAGGCCCTGGGCGATCGCCGTGGCGCGGTGGTGGCGCTGGACCCGAGCAGCGGCGACGTCCTGGCGATGGTCAGCAACCCCGGGTTCGACCCGAACCTGTTCGTCAAGGGCATCAGCTTCAAGCAGTACGCGGCGTTGCGCGATTCGATCGACCGGCCGCTGTTCAACCGTGTGCTGCGCGGGCTGTATGCCCCCGGCTCGACCATCAAGCCGGAGGTGGCCATCGCTGGCCTGGACAGCGGCGCGACCACACCGACCAATCGGGTCTTCGACCCGGGCTACTACGAGCTGCCCAACTACGATCACAAGTACCGCAACTGGAACCGCAGCGGCGATGGCTGGGTGGACATGTACACGGCCATCATGCGTTCCAACGACACCTACTTCTACGACCTGGCGCACAAGCTGGGGATCGACCGCCTGCACGACTACATGAACGCTTTCGGCCTGGGGCAGAAGGTGTCGCTGGACATGTTCGAGGAATCGCCCGGCCTGATGCCGTCGGCCGAGTGGAAACGCGCGACCCGGCGCCAGGCATGGTACCCGGGCGAGACCCTGATCCTCGGTATCGGCCAGGGCTACATGCAGGTGACCCCGCTGCAGCTGGCCCAGGCCACTAGCCTACTGGCGAGCAAGGGTGTCTGGCACCGTCCGCACCTGGCCTTGACGGTGGACGGCCAGACGCCGGTCGATCCGAACCCGATGCCTGACATCAAGCTGCACGACGCCCATGCCTGGGATCAGGTCAACCAGGGCATGCAGATGGTCATGCACGATCCACGTGGCATTGCCCGGGCCGCCGCCGCAGGCGCGCAGTACCGGATCGCCGGCAAGAGCGGCACCGCGCAGGTGGTGGCGATCCGGCAAGGGGAGCGTTACAACCGCGACAAGACCCTGGAGCGGCACCGGGACAACGCCTTGTTCGTCGGGTTTGCACCGGCCGAGCGGCCAGAGATCGTGGTGGCGGTGATGATCGAGAACGGCGAGGCCGGCGGACGCGTGGCCGGGCCGGTGGTGCGCGAGGTGATGGATGCGTGGTTGCTGGATGACCAGGGGCATCTGCGGCATCGGTTGGCGGAGGGTGGCCAGGGAGCGGGGGGTGATGGGCGGGGCGTGCCGAAGGCTTGA
- a CDS encoding 3-hydroxybutyrate dehydrogenase produces the protein MDLRGKTALVTGSTSGIGLGIAHALARAGADVVLTGFGDALAAVEAVAAHGTQVWHLLADLSDPAQIEALFEQVQQQVGRLDILVNNAGIQHVAPVERFAPEAWDRIIALNLSAVFHCTRLALPGMRAAGWGRIVNIASVHGLVGSVGKAAYVAAKHGVIGLTKVVGLETADSPVTCNALCPGWVLTPLVQQQIDARAADGQTVTEAQQALLAEKQPSGAFVTPEHLGELVLFLCSEAGSQVRGAAWNVDGGWLAQ, from the coding sequence ATGGATCTGCGCGGTAAAACGGCTCTGGTCACCGGTTCGACCAGCGGTATCGGCCTGGGCATCGCCCACGCTCTGGCCAGGGCGGGCGCTGACGTCGTGCTCACGGGCTTTGGCGATGCCCTGGCCGCCGTCGAGGCCGTGGCGGCCCATGGCACTCAGGTCTGGCACCTGCTGGCGGACCTGTCCGACCCGGCCCAGATCGAGGCGCTGTTCGAGCAAGTCCAGCAGCAGGTCGGTCGTCTGGACATCCTGGTCAACAATGCTGGCATCCAGCATGTCGCGCCGGTCGAGCGGTTCGCGCCCGAGGCCTGGGACCGGATCATCGCGCTGAACCTGTCAGCGGTCTTTCATTGCACCCGTCTGGCCCTGCCGGGTATGCGCGCCGCCGGCTGGGGGCGAATCGTCAACATCGCGTCCGTACATGGTCTGGTCGGCTCGGTCGGCAAGGCCGCCTACGTGGCCGCCAAGCATGGCGTGATCGGCCTGACCAAGGTGGTCGGCCTCGAGACCGCCGACAGCCCGGTCACCTGCAACGCCCTCTGCCCCGGGTGGGTGCTCACGCCCCTGGTGCAGCAGCAGATCGATGCCCGCGCCGCCGATGGCCAGACGGTCACTGAGGCGCAACAGGCGTTGCTGGCCGAGAAACAGCCCTCCGGCGCCTTCGTGACCCCGGAGCACCTGGGCGAACTGGTGCTGTTCCTGTGCAGCGAAGCCGGCAGCCAGGTGCGTGGCGCCGCCTGGAACGTCGACGGTGGCTGGCTGGCCCAGTGA
- a CDS encoding arsenic transporter has translation MSMITPSWIIWGVAAVATAGVILRPWRVPEYVWALGGALLLTLLGLITPRAALEAVAMGGDVYLFLIGMMVLAELARQEGLFDWLARYAVRHAKGSGQRLFDLVFGVGTLVTVFLSNDATAVVLTPAVYAACKAAKAEPLPYLFICAFIANAASFVLPISNPANLVVFGSHMPPLLDWLRQFSLPSLAAIGLTYLALRLTQRRQLRRPLALDIEITPLPTGARLCAGGIAVTAAVLLTASALDVPLGLPTFCAGVATVILVHLYQKRSPWPVARHVSWGVLPLVAGLFVLVEAVAATGVIERLAYALAALAQTSPTQASWTAGITVAIASNLMNNLPSGLIAGSIGQLVHVPGQTTAALLIGVDLGPNLSITGSLATLLWLVAIRREGEQVSAWRFLRLGLVVMPPALLGALLLLQV, from the coding sequence ATGTCGATGATCACTCCGTCCTGGATCATCTGGGGCGTGGCCGCCGTGGCCACTGCCGGCGTCATTCTGCGGCCCTGGCGCGTGCCCGAGTACGTCTGGGCCCTGGGCGGCGCGCTGCTGCTCACGCTGCTTGGGCTGATCACCCCGCGTGCAGCACTCGAGGCCGTGGCCATGGGGGGCGATGTCTACCTGTTTCTGATCGGCATGATGGTCCTGGCCGAGCTGGCGCGCCAGGAGGGGCTGTTCGACTGGCTGGCGCGGTATGCGGTGCGCCATGCCAAGGGGTCGGGCCAGCGCCTGTTCGACCTGGTGTTCGGGGTGGGCACGTTGGTCACGGTGTTCCTCTCCAACGATGCCACGGCGGTGGTGCTGACCCCGGCGGTGTACGCCGCGTGCAAGGCGGCCAAGGCCGAACCGCTGCCGTACCTGTTCATCTGCGCGTTCATCGCCAACGCAGCGAGCTTCGTGCTGCCGATCTCCAACCCGGCGAACCTGGTGGTGTTCGGCAGCCACATGCCGCCGCTGCTGGACTGGCTGCGGCAGTTCAGCCTGCCATCGCTGGCGGCCATCGGCCTGACCTACCTGGCCCTGCGCCTGACCCAGCGCCGCCAGCTGCGTCGCCCCCTGGCGCTGGACATCGAGATCACCCCCCTGCCGACCGGCGCACGCCTCTGCGCAGGGGGGATCGCGGTGACCGCGGCGGTGCTGCTGACGGCGTCCGCGCTGGACGTGCCGCTGGGGTTGCCGACGTTCTGCGCGGGGGTGGCCACCGTCATCCTGGTCCACCTCTACCAGAAGCGCAGCCCCTGGCCGGTGGCACGGCACGTGTCGTGGGGCGTACTGCCGCTGGTGGCCGGCCTGTTCGTGCTGGTCGAGGCCGTCGCGGCCACCGGGGTCATCGAACGCCTGGCGTACGCCCTGGCGGCCCTGGCCCAGACTTCGCCGACCCAGGCGAGCTGGACGGCGGGGATCACCGTGGCGATCGCCAGCAACCTGATGAACAACCTGCCGAGCGGGCTCATCGCCGGATCGATCGGGCAACTGGTCCACGTGCCAGGGCAGACCACGGCAGCGCTGCTGATCGGGGTGGACCTGGGGCCGAACCTGTCGATCACCGGGTCGCTGGCGACCTTGCTGTGGTTGGTGGCGATCCGCCGCGAAGGCGAACAGGTGAGCGCCTGGCGCTTTTTGCGGCTGGGGCTGGTGGTGATGCCGCCGGCACTGCTGGGGGCGTTGCTGTTGCTGCAGGTGTGA
- a CDS encoding acetoacetyl-CoA synthetase: MSQILWRPSAERVNQSRMDALRKQINHAHGLSLDDYPALHRWSVQHPGAFWQAIATSFDVRWSAAPRTALEIGPTLSEARWFPGATLNYAEHLLRRRDDRPAVISVREDGTRRAFDWKALAAHVAGVQRALLDAGIEPGDRVAAVMPNIWETLVAMLACASLGAIWSSSSPDFGVHGIVDRFSQIEPRLLIACAGYHYAGKAIDQVEKINQVVAQLPSVERLVVVPYTYAQIEAAAFDGVPTCLWDDWYQPGGEPTFTPLPFDHPLYILYSSGTTGVPKCIVHRAGGVLLQHLKEHGLHADLKADDVLFFYSTCGWMMWNWLVSGLAVGATLVLFDGSPFHPGPERLLDLIDAERITAFGTSAKYLASLEQHGLEPMRTHDLGSLRTLMSTGSPLSPQSFDYVYGRLKADLCLASMSGGTDIVSCFVLGNPTLPVRRGEIQCKGLGMAVEVWNEAGQPVVGEKGELVCTQPFPSMPLGFWGDQDGARYRAAYFEQCPGVWCQGDYAEEQAEGGLQIHGRSDAVLNPGGVRIGTAEIYRQVDKVEDVVESIAIGQQWQDDVRVVLFVRLRDGLQLDDALRQRIRQVIRQFTTPRHVPALIVQVDDIPRTLSGKLVELAVRNVVHGLPVKNTDALANPEALAQFRDRPELKVG, translated from the coding sequence ATGAGTCAGATTCTGTGGCGCCCTTCGGCCGAGCGTGTGAACCAGAGCCGGATGGACGCCTTGCGCAAGCAGATCAACCACGCCCACGGCCTGTCGCTCGACGACTACCCTGCCCTGCACCGCTGGAGCGTCCAGCACCCCGGCGCGTTCTGGCAGGCGATCGCCACGTCTTTCGACGTGCGCTGGAGTGCGGCGCCGCGCACCGCCCTGGAGATCGGCCCGACGCTGAGCGAGGCGCGCTGGTTCCCGGGCGCCACCCTCAACTACGCCGAACACCTGCTGCGTCGACGCGATGACCGGCCTGCGGTGATCAGCGTGCGCGAGGACGGCACCCGTCGCGCCTTCGACTGGAAGGCACTGGCGGCCCATGTGGCTGGGGTGCAGCGGGCGCTGCTCGACGCGGGCATCGAGCCGGGGGATCGTGTCGCGGCGGTGATGCCCAACATCTGGGAGACCCTGGTGGCGATGCTGGCATGTGCCAGCCTGGGGGCGATCTGGTCCAGTTCGTCGCCGGACTTCGGGGTGCACGGGATCGTCGATCGCTTCAGCCAGATCGAGCCACGGCTGCTGATCGCCTGCGCGGGCTATCACTATGCAGGCAAGGCCATCGACCAGGTGGAGAAGATCAACCAGGTGGTGGCGCAGCTGCCGAGCGTCGAGCGCCTGGTGGTGGTGCCGTACACCTATGCCCAGATCGAGGCCGCAGCCTTTGATGGCGTCCCGACCTGCCTGTGGGACGACTGGTACCAGCCAGGGGGCGAGCCGACCTTCACCCCGCTGCCCTTCGACCATCCGCTGTACATCCTCTATTCCAGCGGTACCACGGGCGTGCCCAAGTGCATCGTCCACCGCGCCGGCGGCGTGCTGCTGCAACACCTCAAGGAACATGGCCTGCACGCGGACCTGAAGGCCGACGACGTGCTGTTCTTCTACAGCACTTGCGGCTGGATGATGTGGAACTGGCTGGTCAGCGGCCTGGCGGTGGGCGCCACGCTGGTGCTGTTCGACGGCTCGCCGTTCCACCCTGGCCCGGAACGCTTGCTGGACCTGATCGACGCCGAGCGCATCACCGCCTTCGGCACCAGCGCCAAGTACCTGGCGAGCCTGGAGCAGCACGGCCTCGAGCCGATGCGCACGCACGACCTGGGCAGCCTGCGCACGCTGATGTCCACCGGCTCGCCGCTGTCGCCGCAGAGTTTCGATTATGTGTATGGCCGCCTGAAGGCCGACCTGTGCCTGGCGTCGATGTCGGGGGGCACGGACATCGTGTCCTGTTTCGTGCTGGGCAACCCGACGCTGCCGGTGCGGCGTGGCGAGATCCAGTGCAAGGGGCTGGGCATGGCCGTCGAGGTGTGGAACGAGGCCGGGCAACCGGTGGTGGGCGAGAAAGGCGAGCTGGTGTGTACCCAGCCGTTTCCCAGCATGCCGCTGGGGTTCTGGGGCGATCAGGACGGCGCGCGCTACCGGGCGGCGTATTTCGAACAGTGCCCGGGGGTCTGGTGCCAGGGAGACTATGCCGAGGAACAGGCCGAAGGTGGGTTGCAGATCCATGGGCGTTCCGACGCGGTACTCAACCCTGGCGGCGTGCGGATCGGCACGGCCGAGATCTACCGGCAGGTGGACAAGGTCGAGGACGTGGTGGAAAGCATCGCCATCGGCCAGCAGTGGCAGGATGATGTGCGGGTGGTGCTGTTCGTGCGCTTGCGCGACGGGCTGCAGTTGGACGACGCGTTGCGCCAGCGCATTCGCCAGGTGATCCGCCAGTTCACCACGCCGCGGCACGTGCCGGCGCTGATCGTGCAGGTGGACGACATCCCGCGCACCCTCAGCGGCAAGCTGGTGGAACTGGCGGTGCGCAACGTGGTGCATGGCTTGCCGGTGAAAAACACCGACGCCCTGGCCAACCCGGAGGCGCTGGCGCAGTTTCGGGATCGGCCGGAGTTGAAGGTGGGCTGA
- a CDS encoding Putrescine importer PuuP, with translation MSHSASSPSPLPDPQLCRVLRLPALIFFGLVYMVPLTVFTTYGIVTQITGGRTAGAYLVTLLAMLFTAASYGIMVRRHPVAGSAYSYTHIAFGPNAGFLAGWSLLLDYLFIPMINYLLIGLFLHIAFPAVPAWVFVLASIVVVTLLNIGGIRSVAKTSNLIVGAQLVFIAVFVALSWASLDAAPVDYLGPLLGDGSQPGFAPLMAGAAILCLSFLGFDAVSTLAEETRDPRRDVPRAIVLTTLLAGVLFTALAYLSQLVLPGSHFADPDAAANEVMLKAGGGFLASFFTAAFVTGNLGSALASQAAVSRILYSMGRDQLLPTRLFGTLSPRFGTPLNATLVVSVVSLAALFVDLGTLASLISFGALVAFSAVNLAVLRTHLLAAPAPGQPRRWGLHGVVPLVGLALTLWLWTSLSGLTLAIGVGWFLLGVAYLGVLTAGFRRTVAVADFSEAG, from the coding sequence ATGAGCCACAGCGCCTCTTCGCCTTCCCCCCTCCCCGACCCGCAGCTGTGCCGTGTGCTCAGGCTGCCCGCGCTGATCTTCTTCGGCCTGGTGTACATGGTGCCGCTGACGGTCTTCACCACCTACGGCATCGTCACCCAGATCACCGGCGGGCGGACAGCTGGGGCTTACCTGGTGACGTTGCTGGCCATGCTGTTCACCGCGGCTTCCTACGGCATCATGGTGCGCCGTCATCCGGTGGCGGGGTCGGCCTACTCCTACACGCACATCGCCTTCGGCCCGAATGCCGGCTTTCTGGCCGGCTGGTCATTGCTACTGGACTACCTGTTCATCCCGATGATCAATTACCTGCTCATCGGCCTGTTCCTGCACATCGCCTTCCCGGCCGTGCCCGCCTGGGTCTTCGTGCTGGCGTCGATCGTCGTGGTCACCCTGCTCAACATCGGCGGCATCCGCTCGGTGGCCAAGACCAGCAACCTGATCGTCGGCGCCCAGCTGGTGTTCATCGCCGTGTTCGTGGCGTTGTCCTGGGCGTCGCTGGACGCCGCGCCGGTCGACTACCTGGGCCCTTTGCTGGGCGATGGCAGCCAGCCGGGGTTCGCGCCGCTGATGGCGGGCGCGGCGATCCTGTGCCTGTCGTTCCTCGGCTTCGACGCCGTGTCGACGCTGGCCGAGGAAACCCGCGACCCACGCCGCGACGTGCCCCGTGCGATCGTGCTGACCACGCTGCTGGCCGGCGTGCTGTTCACCGCCCTGGCCTACCTGAGCCAGCTGGTGCTGCCAGGCAGTCACTTCGCTGACCCGGACGCAGCGGCCAACGAGGTGATGCTCAAGGCCGGCGGCGGCTTCCTGGCCAGCTTCTTCACCGCCGCGTTCGTCACCGGCAACCTGGGCTCGGCGCTGGCGTCGCAGGCCGCCGTGTCGCGCATCCTGTACAGCATGGGGCGCGACCAGCTGCTGCCGACACGGCTGTTCGGTACGCTGTCGCCGCGCTTCGGCACACCGCTCAACGCCACTTTGGTGGTGTCGGTGGTCTCGCTGGCGGCGCTGTTCGTCGACCTGGGCACGCTGGCCTCGCTGATCAGCTTCGGCGCGCTGGTGGCCTTCTCCGCGGTCAACCTGGCCGTGCTGCGCACGCACCTGCTGGCCGCGCCGGCACCAGGCCAGCCGCGGCGCTGGGGCCTGCACGGTGTGGTACCGCTGGTGGGCCTGGCCTTGACCCTGTGGTTGTGGACCAGCCTGTCCGGCCTGACCCTGGCGATCGGGGTGGGCTGGTTCCTGCTCGGGGTGGCGTACCTGGGCGTATTGACCGCGGGCTTCCGCCGTACGGTGGCCGTGGCGGACTTCTCCGAGGCGGGCTGA
- a CDS encoding MFS transporter — translation MDNTAPSTPRNPPLDWLNFFLADVRDGLGPYLAIYLLAVHHWQPASIGLVMTVAGIAALLAQTPAGALIDRITAKRAVVVVAALLVTGSCLLLPMIDSFGLVALTQTVSAIAGSVFAPAIAAITLGITGPKAFTRRIGRNETFNHAGNACSALLAGGLSYAFGPVVVFYLMAVMTVASMVAVSRVPAKAIDHQIARGLSQNDGAHPAGFAFLLHNRPLLVFAACCALFHLANAAMLPLVGQKLSQVDLKLATPLTSACIVAAQLVMVPMALLVGAKAEVWGRKPLLLLGFLILPLRGALYVLSDNPFWLVGVQLLDGIGAGIFGAVFPIVVKDLTEGSGRFNVSLGALTAIFGLGAALSPGIAGLVVQSAGYDAAFLTLAGIAAVAFLLLWLAMPESSQRAASADTEPGLRPVAGS, via the coding sequence TTGGACAACACCGCGCCCTCCACCCCTCGCAATCCCCCTCTGGACTGGCTGAACTTCTTTCTCGCCGACGTGCGCGATGGACTTGGCCCGTACCTGGCGATCTACCTGCTGGCCGTGCACCATTGGCAACCGGCGAGCATCGGCCTGGTCATGACCGTGGCCGGGATCGCCGCCTTGCTGGCGCAGACGCCGGCCGGCGCGTTGATCGACCGGATCACGGCCAAGCGCGCCGTGGTGGTGGTCGCCGCCCTGCTGGTGACCGGTAGCTGCCTGCTGCTGCCGATGATCGACTCGTTCGGGCTGGTGGCCCTGACCCAGACGGTCAGCGCGATCGCCGGGTCGGTGTTCGCGCCGGCCATCGCGGCGATCACCCTCGGCATCACCGGCCCCAAGGCCTTCACCCGACGCATCGGCCGCAACGAGACCTTCAACCATGCGGGCAACGCCTGCTCGGCGCTGTTGGCGGGCGGGCTGTCCTACGCCTTCGGGCCGGTGGTGGTGTTCTACCTGATGGCGGTGATGACCGTGGCCAGCATGGTCGCCGTGAGCCGCGTGCCGGCCAAGGCCATCGATCACCAGATCGCCCGTGGCCTGTCGCAGAACGACGGCGCCCATCCGGCGGGTTTCGCCTTCCTGCTGCACAACCGGCCGCTGCTGGTGTTCGCGGCCTGTTGCGCGCTGTTTCACCTGGCCAACGCGGCGATGCTGCCCCTGGTGGGCCAGAAGCTGTCCCAGGTCGATCTGAAGCTGGCGACGCCGCTGACCTCGGCGTGCATCGTCGCCGCGCAGCTGGTGATGGTGCCGATGGCCCTGCTGGTGGGCGCCAAGGCCGAGGTGTGGGGGCGCAAGCCGCTGCTGTTGCTGGGCTTTCTGATTCTGCCGCTGCGCGGGGCGTTGTACGTGCTGTCGGACAACCCATTCTGGCTGGTGGGCGTGCAACTGCTCGACGGGATAGGCGCCGGGATCTTCGGCGCGGTGTTCCCGATCGTGGTCAAGGACCTGACCGAGGGCTCGGGGCGCTTCAACGTCAGCCTAGGGGCGCTGACCGCGATCTTCGGCCTGGGCGCCGCGCTGAGCCCCGGCATCGCCGGGCTGGTGGTGCAGTCGGCCGGGTATGACGCCGCCTTCCTGACCTTGGCGGGCATTGCGGCGGTGGCTTTCCTGCTGCTGTGGCTGGCGATGCCGGAAAGCAGCCAGCGCGCCGCGTCTGCGGACACCGAGCCGGGCTTGCGTCCCGTGGCAGGGAGCTGA